The DNA segment TCCTGGCACTCGGATGACCTTGCCTTGCGCATTGACGTAGACCTGATTCTGCGGTTCGGGCAGGATCGCTTGCAGGTCGCGCCAGACGAGTTTTTCCAGGCTGAATTTCAGTGGCGTCAATGCCGCCTTATTTTCCACCATCCTTGAAACCAGAGCAGCCATGGGCTCCAGTGAACGGCCCTGATGGGTGTCCTCGACGCGTGCGATGCCCGCCCCGTAGCCCAGGGTGTGCAGGGCGTCTGTCGGTTCAGGTGTCGCCAGGATGCTCCGCGACAGCCAGGTGTACCGGTCGGCATACCCAAGCGGCACACTTGCGCCGGCCGTCCGGTCCTCCCCCTGCGCCTGCCACTCCCAGACGGCTCGGTCCACTTCGGCCATATCTGCGGGATACGGGAGCAGGTTCAAGCATAGGGTTTCATGCAGATTGCGGCCAGTTGCGACGAACAGGGCCTTGCTCATGACTGGGCCACCCTGCTGGCTATCAGATGCCCCGGTGATGCGCCCCCCAAGGGAAAACGACTGGTTCTGAATGAGAAGGCGTGCGACCTGAGCTGGAGACGTGCTTCCGAGCCACGCCCTGACGGTGGTTTCGGCAGCGGATTTGCCTGCGACCGCTTCGGCGCGTTTCTTCGTGCCGAAGACGGGCGTGGTGTTGCTGCCGTTAAGTTCAGGAGATAACAGGCTCCAGTGATACTGCTCTGGTTCTTTCTTGTCGGACTTCTGTTGCCAGAAGGGCTTCTGTGGGTGGAACAGGTCGAAGTGGTCTTCCCAGGTCTGGAAGTACGCTTCCAGCGTTTTTGTAGGGAAGCCGTGTGCGTACCATTCGGCGGCCTGTTCGGTGGTAGTGGGTCCCCGCAGGGCGCGGTGCAGCAGGGCAAGGGTCAGGCGCAGCAGGGCCACAGTGACCAGCGGGGATGGGTCGTCGATGCGTC comes from the Deinococcus aerophilus genome and includes:
- the casA gene encoding type I-E CRISPR-associated protein Cse1/CasA — protein: MNSPPTFNLLHEPWIPVRPLNGGPVREVGLRELLLHAHTFGRIDDPSPLVTVALLRLTLALLHRALRGPTTTEQAAEWYAHGFPTKTLEAYFQTWEDHFDLFHPQKPFWQQKSDKKEPEQYHWSLLSPELNGSNTTPVFGTKKRAEAVAGKSAAETTVRAWLGSTSPAQVARLLIQNQSFSLGGRITGASDSQQGGPVMSKALFVATGRNLHETLCLNLLPYPADMAEVDRAVWEWQAQGEDRTAGASVPLGYADRYTWLSRSILATPEPTDALHTLGYGAGIARVEDTHQGRSLEPMAALVSRMVENKAALTPLKFSLEKLVWRDLQAILPEPQNQVYVNAQGKVIRVPGFAPLTIRNAAQVLDLVNEAAQGESIVQVHAYGQILGDKAGKTSAFRHESYALPLPLLQDWERGGQHVDTAFREAKLVGSALLNATLRLAAEVVSRGGEREPHKDDVRNLAQTLPGLGAYWAALEAPFRVFLAGLNAPEEAATAWRASVTREARAAWDMNVQGAGGDGQVLGFAFRPRRTDGKYQPSPQGILDRTLASLSAAQRTNSTAPEVPS